A genomic window from Leptolyngbya sp. BL0902 includes:
- a CDS encoding NUDIX domain-containing protein translates to MTTYRNPAPTVDLIIELLHHPHRPIVLIERHNPPLGWALPGGFVDYGESVEAAARREALEETQLTVTLVEQLAVYSDPRRDPRQHTLSVVFLATATTDPIAGDDAKTAAIIQPWALPENLCFDHDRILRDYWQYRFYGHRPRLGVDI, encoded by the coding sequence ATGACTACCTACCGCAACCCCGCTCCCACGGTGGATTTGATCATTGAGTTGCTGCACCATCCCCACCGCCCCATTGTGCTGATTGAGCGCCACAATCCGCCCCTGGGCTGGGCCTTGCCCGGTGGCTTTGTAGACTATGGCGAATCGGTAGAAGCCGCCGCCCGCCGCGAAGCCCTAGAGGAAACCCAGCTCACCGTCACCCTAGTCGAGCAGTTGGCCGTTTATTCCGACCCCCGGCGTGATCCCCGCCAGCACACCCTCAGCGTGGTGTTTCTGGCCACCGCCACCACCGACCCCATCGCCGGAGACGATGCCAAAACCGCTGCCATCATTCAGCCCTGGGCCTTACCCGAAAACCTCTGCTTTGATCATGACCGCATTTTGCGCGATTATTGGCAGTACCGCTTTTACGGCCACCGTCCCCGCTTGGGGGTGGATATTTAG
- the plsY gene encoding glycerol-3-phosphate 1-O-acyltransferase PlsY yields MAIAALLGILGLAYLLGSFPTGFLLVKALKGIDIRDYGSGGTGATNVLRTVGKGPALIVFVVDLLKGSAAVWMAQWAFPLLLAHWGESSSVVFSPGFQPWVDMLAGLMALLGHSRSVWLGFTGGKSVASGLGVLLAMAWPVALGALGVFGLTLALSRIVSLGSMLAALAAILLMILTQQPLAYTLLALLGGGYVILRHRGNIQRLLAGTEPRIGQSSPASHPRSTES; encoded by the coding sequence TTGGCAATTGCAGCACTGTTGGGCATTTTGGGGCTAGCCTACCTGCTAGGGTCGTTCCCCACGGGCTTTTTGCTGGTTAAGGCGCTGAAGGGCATTGATATTCGCGACTACGGCTCCGGCGGCACTGGGGCCACCAACGTTCTCCGTACCGTTGGCAAAGGCCCCGCGCTCATTGTGTTTGTGGTGGATTTGCTCAAGGGCAGCGCCGCTGTGTGGATGGCGCAATGGGCCTTTCCCCTGCTCTTGGCCCATTGGGGAGAGTCCTCCAGTGTGGTCTTTAGCCCCGGTTTTCAGCCCTGGGTTGATATGCTGGCTGGACTGATGGCCCTGCTAGGGCATAGCCGCTCGGTTTGGCTGGGCTTTACGGGGGGCAAATCGGTAGCGTCGGGGCTGGGGGTGCTGCTGGCGATGGCTTGGCCCGTAGCCCTAGGTGCCCTGGGAGTTTTTGGCCTCACCCTGGCCCTCAGCCGCATTGTTTCTCTGGGGTCTATGCTGGCGGCTCTCGCGGCTATTCTGCTGATGATCCTCACCCAGCAACCCCTTGCCTATACCCTCCTCGCGCTGCTGGGCGGGGGCTATGTAATTCTCCGCCACCGGGGCAACATCCAGCGGCTGCTGGCGGGTACCGAACCTCGCATCGGCCAATCTAGCCCTGCCTCCCATCCCCGATCCACAGAGTCCTAG
- a CDS encoding serpin family protein — protein sequence MTPRWNDIALGLGIVALVAGGWRSAQSMPQSSESLTPNPVPMETVIMPPGADSLTDGLVAPDVVAAQTAFGLALLRDLYQEAPQDNLLISPLSVAMALTMAYNGAAGDTQAAMAEVLRLQGLDLDPINQGNQALMERLATTAPGLDIAIANGLWMNQNLPVYPSFVAAMTQHYGAEVAAVDFADAAIPSQINRWVSDQTRGHIPTLVDQIDPNQLLLLVNALYFKGDWTTAFDPALTTDQPFTLADGTAIQHPAMERRGSFNYFATDQWQAVSLPYGPEETLSFEIILPAEDVPLSEVVAQLTPEAWATWMGQGRRRDGLVQIPRFTTAYEADLIPALTRLGMGVAFTDAADFSGLTSLSAAINQVRHKTTLEVTESGAEASAATVIGIMPTSIMVDPEPPFALRVDRPFLVALRDRPTGVLLFVGTIADPR from the coding sequence ATGACGCCCCGATGGAATGATATAGCCCTAGGTCTAGGGATTGTGGCCCTGGTGGCCGGGGGCTGGCGCAGCGCCCAGTCTATGCCCCAATCCTCTGAATCGCTGACCCCAAACCCTGTCCCCATGGAGACCGTGATTATGCCCCCAGGTGCAGATTCGCTGACGGATGGGTTGGTTGCCCCCGATGTGGTGGCGGCGCAAACGGCCTTTGGCTTGGCCCTCCTGCGCGATCTGTACCAGGAAGCCCCCCAAGACAACCTGCTGATCTCACCCCTCAGTGTGGCGATGGCGCTGACCATGGCCTACAACGGAGCCGCCGGAGACACCCAGGCCGCCATGGCCGAGGTGTTGCGGCTGCAAGGGCTTGACCTCGACCCCATCAACCAGGGCAACCAAGCTCTGATGGAGCGGTTGGCCACAACGGCCCCCGGCCTTGATATCGCCATCGCCAATGGCCTGTGGATGAACCAAAACTTGCCCGTTTATCCCAGCTTTGTGGCCGCCATGACCCAGCACTATGGTGCAGAGGTGGCCGCTGTGGACTTTGCCGATGCCGCCATCCCCAGCCAAATTAATCGCTGGGTTAGCGACCAAACCCGTGGCCACATTCCCACGCTGGTCGATCAGATTGACCCGAACCAACTGCTGCTGCTGGTGAATGCCCTCTACTTTAAAGGCGACTGGACCACCGCCTTTGACCCCGCCCTCACCACCGATCAGCCGTTTACCCTAGCGGATGGCACAGCCATTCAGCACCCCGCCATGGAGCGTCGGGGAAGTTTTAACTACTTTGCCACCGACCAATGGCAAGCCGTTAGCCTACCCTACGGCCCGGAGGAAACCCTCAGCTTTGAGATCATCCTCCCGGCAGAAGATGTGCCCCTTTCAGAGGTGGTCGCGCAGCTAACGCCAGAAGCCTGGGCCACCTGGATGGGCCAAGGTCGCAGGCGGGATGGCCTGGTTCAAATTCCCCGTTTCACCACTGCCTATGAAGCAGATTTGATCCCCGCCTTGACCCGCCTGGGCATGGGTGTGGCCTTTACCGACGCTGCCGATTTCTCTGGCCTCACCTCCCTCAGCGCCGCCATCAACCAAGTTCGCCACAAAACCACCCTAGAGGTGACAGAATCGGGGGCCGAAGCCTCCGCCGCCACCGTCATTGGCATCATGCCCACCTCCATCATGGTCGATCCAGAACCGCCCTTTGCGCTGCGGGTAGATCGGCCTTTCCTGGTGGCCCTACGGGATCGACCCACGGGAGTGCTGCTTTTTGTGGGCACCATCGCCGACCCGCGCTAG
- a CDS encoding YraN family protein: protein MTDACPDSPAGRDALTPAALGTLGEDLIAQWMTARGWTVRDRQWHCTYGELDLVLTQGSPQEDGIMAFVEVKTRSQGNWDADGLMAITRSKQTKLWKAAQVYLLKHPQWANAVCRFDVALVACRASLPTATRPDRYLALSDGRYLILQDYIDCAFDARR, encoded by the coding sequence ATGACGGATGCCTGCCCCGACTCTCCTGCGGGTAGAGATGCGCTCACTCCTGCCGCCCTAGGAACCCTGGGCGAAGACCTGATTGCTCAATGGATGACGGCTAGGGGCTGGACGGTGCGAGATCGTCAGTGGCACTGCACCTATGGCGAACTGGATCTTGTCCTCACCCAGGGGAGCCCCCAGGAGGATGGAATCATGGCCTTTGTGGAAGTCAAAACCCGCAGCCAGGGCAACTGGGACGCCGATGGCCTGATGGCCATTACCCGCAGCAAACAAACCAAGCTCTGGAAAGCTGCTCAGGTCTACCTGCTGAAGCATCCCCAATGGGCCAACGCCGTCTGTCGGTTTGATGTGGCCCTGGTAGCCTGTCGCGCCAGTCTCCCCACCGCCACCCGCCCAGACCGCTACCTTGCCCTCTCCGACGGACGCTACCTGATCCTCCAAGACTATATTGACTGCGCCTTTGATGCCCGCAGGTAG
- a CDS encoding MarR family winged helix-turn-helix transcriptional regulator, with the protein MDDERTVNLLGALALSIVDALNSVVEVNAGYGGEAPAALVTLGVDPGISINALRQILNLSHPGTVRLIDRLESEGLVERRSGTDGRTLALFLTEAGHERRQAILTERRHQLQLAMSTLTQNDSKQLTKLLEKMLTAMTTSELRNFTICRLCEEEVCPTDRCPVEQKYRQLLEP; encoded by the coding sequence ATGGATGACGAAAGAACAGTAAACCTTTTGGGTGCACTAGCACTCAGCATTGTAGATGCGTTGAATTCGGTTGTTGAGGTTAATGCTGGCTACGGGGGAGAGGCTCCTGCTGCTCTTGTGACTTTGGGCGTTGATCCAGGCATCTCGATCAATGCATTACGACAAATTCTTAACCTCTCTCATCCGGGAACTGTTCGACTCATCGATCGCTTGGAATCTGAGGGGCTAGTTGAGCGCAGATCTGGAACCGATGGTCGTACACTGGCTCTTTTTCTCACGGAAGCAGGTCACGAGCGCCGACAAGCCATTCTGACCGAGCGCCGACATCAATTGCAGCTTGCTATGAGTACATTGACCCAGAACGATAGCAAACAACTGACAAAACTGCTGGAGAAAATGCTCACAGCGATGACAACTAGTGAGTTACGAAATTTCACGATTTGTCGGCTCTGTGAGGAAGAAGTGTGTCCAACTGATCGCTGCCCTGTAGAGCAAAAATATCGCCAATTGCTGGAACCATGA
- a CDS encoding bacteriohemerythrin, whose amino-acid sequence MALAYWRDECKINHPQIDYEHHHLLNLLERLYRLVLLGQPDNAIQNTLDTLFNALLEHCETEEALMEIFAYPDGNSHIEEHEEILAQIFNYRLTLEQGLRPLTIDDVHDLATWLTNHVCTTDLKMMQYVQHQQKNDGQAMTQEINHRLFSLVI is encoded by the coding sequence ATGGCCCTGGCATACTGGCGGGATGAATGCAAAATCAACCATCCCCAAATTGACTACGAACACCATCACCTGCTCAACCTGCTAGAGAGGCTGTACCGTCTTGTCCTCCTTGGTCAACCGGACAATGCTATTCAGAACACCCTAGATACCCTCTTCAATGCCCTGCTAGAGCACTGCGAGACTGAAGAGGCGCTGATGGAAATCTTTGCCTATCCAGACGGCAATAGCCACATTGAAGAGCATGAAGAAATTTTGGCCCAAATTTTTAACTACCGCCTCACCCTAGAGCAAGGGCTGCGCCCCCTCACCATTGACGATGTCCATGACTTGGCAACCTGGTTGACGAACCACGTCTGCACGACCGATCTCAAAATGATGCAGTACGTACAGCACCAGCAAAAAAACGATGGCCAAGCCATGACCCAAGAAATCAACCATCGCCTCTTTTCGCTGGTGATTTAG
- a CDS encoding Crp/Fnr family transcriptional regulator, whose protein sequence is MSISTVNSYLAGAGAGRPQSFIDLLEQLYRERSLVAYSAGQSIPLKADEVLILCRGVAQLFTIQPDGSETLLGLAGPSMPIGLPLSMVDPYWATALTDVDVLVLPFGEIEASPVLMVGVFRNLTLRLQQTEAWLALSGKRLVADRLRHFLMLLAKDFGQVEPQGIRIPLKLTHHQLATAVGTTRVTVTRLLKDFKSEGWLYLDRRYIILSTASQSPAIHLLRSSATPLRP, encoded by the coding sequence GTGTCTATTTCCACTGTCAATTCCTACCTTGCTGGGGCTGGGGCGGGTCGTCCGCAAAGTTTCATTGATCTGCTAGAACAGCTCTACCGCGAGCGTTCCCTGGTGGCCTACTCGGCAGGGCAATCCATTCCCCTCAAAGCCGATGAGGTTTTGATTCTGTGCCGAGGGGTGGCGCAGTTATTTACCATCCAGCCCGACGGTAGCGAAACCCTACTGGGGCTAGCGGGGCCATCCATGCCCATAGGTCTTCCCCTGTCTATGGTCGATCCCTACTGGGCCACAGCCCTGACGGATGTGGATGTGCTGGTGCTACCCTTTGGAGAAATCGAAGCGTCTCCAGTGCTGATGGTGGGAGTTTTTCGGAACCTAACCCTGCGCCTTCAGCAAACCGAGGCGTGGTTGGCCCTATCTGGCAAGCGCTTGGTAGCGGATCGGCTGCGGCACTTTTTGATGCTCTTGGCCAAGGATTTTGGTCAGGTCGAGCCCCAGGGAATCCGTATTCCCCTGAAGCTAACCCACCACCAATTAGCCACCGCCGTTGGCACGACCCGCGTTACTGTCACACGGTTGTTGAAAGACTTCAAATCAGAGGGCTGGCTTTACCTAGATCGCCGCTACATTATTCTGAGCACGGCATCCCAGTCCCCGGCCATACACCTGCTGAGATCGTCGGCCACACCCTTACGCCCCTAG
- the malQ gene encoding 4-alpha-glucanotransferase yields the protein MPFPRSSGILLHPTSLPSRLGIGDLGAAAYEFVDFLAATRQQLWQVLPLGPTGHGNSPYMCYSSMAGNPLLISLEKLCEDNLLYPDELHDLENLAADWVDFDAVIPVKMRLLERAASRFRDVATEEDLADFEAFCTEFAFWIDDFAFFMALKNAFGGASWPDWEEPIARREPEALAAWREKLASDIFCHKFLQFEFYCQWRSLRQYANERQIQIIGDIPIYVAHDSADVWAFPDNFMIDPETLAPAEMAGVPPDYFSETGQLWGNPTYNWEVLEKHGFDWWIQRLRTLLQYVDLIRVDHFRGLQAYWAVPAGETTAMNGDWVDAPGAALFETVRQTLGSLPILAEDLGVITPDVEALRDQFEFPGMKILHFAFGSDNGNPYLPTNYVHNSVVYTGTHDNDTTVGWFEQISDYERDRLLLYAGCLSPEGVHWTMIRLALMSIANQAIIPLQDVLGYGSDCRMNTPGQAGGNWGWRYRDGVITHEVRECLRALTELSNRASGWTGESAS from the coding sequence ATGCCTTTTCCTCGATCCAGCGGCATTTTGCTCCATCCCACCTCCCTGCCCAGTCGATTGGGAATTGGCGATCTTGGGGCAGCGGCCTATGAATTTGTGGATTTTTTGGCCGCTACGCGCCAACAGCTTTGGCAGGTGTTGCCCCTGGGGCCAACGGGCCATGGCAATTCGCCCTACATGTGCTACTCCTCCATGGCGGGCAATCCGCTGTTGATTAGCCTCGAAAAGCTGTGCGAAGACAACCTACTCTACCCCGACGAACTGCACGACCTAGAAAACCTCGCCGCCGACTGGGTGGATTTTGATGCGGTGATTCCGGTCAAAATGCGTCTCTTAGAGCGAGCTGCCAGCCGCTTTCGGGATGTAGCCACCGAGGAAGATTTGGCCGACTTTGAGGCGTTTTGCACCGAGTTTGCCTTTTGGATTGACGACTTCGCCTTTTTTATGGCCCTCAAAAATGCCTTCGGTGGAGCCAGTTGGCCCGACTGGGAGGAACCCATTGCCCGCCGCGAACCCGAAGCCCTAGCGGCCTGGCGGGAGAAGCTAGCCAGCGATATTTTCTGCCACAAGTTTCTTCAGTTCGAGTTCTACTGTCAGTGGAGAAGTCTCAGGCAGTACGCCAACGAACGCCAGATCCAGATTATTGGCGATATTCCCATCTACGTTGCCCACGATAGCGCCGATGTCTGGGCTTTTCCTGACAATTTTATGATCGACCCGGAAACCCTGGCCCCAGCAGAAATGGCGGGCGTTCCACCGGACTATTTCAGCGAAACCGGGCAGCTTTGGGGCAACCCCACCTACAACTGGGAAGTCTTAGAAAAACACGGCTTTGACTGGTGGATTCAGCGCCTACGTACCCTTCTGCAATACGTAGACCTGATTCGGGTCGATCATTTTCGGGGTCTTCAAGCCTATTGGGCTGTTCCCGCTGGCGAAACCACGGCCATGAATGGTGATTGGGTGGATGCCCCTGGAGCGGCCCTGTTTGAAACCGTGCGTCAAACCCTTGGCAGTCTACCTATCTTGGCGGAAGACCTCGGTGTCATCACCCCCGACGTAGAGGCCCTGCGCGACCAGTTCGAGTTTCCGGGCATGAAAATTCTGCACTTTGCCTTTGGCTCCGACAACGGCAACCCCTACCTGCCCACCAACTACGTCCACAACAGCGTTGTCTATACGGGCACCCACGACAACGACACCACCGTGGGCTGGTTTGAGCAAATCTCCGACTACGAACGGGATCGACTCCTTCTCTACGCAGGCTGCCTCAGCCCCGAAGGCGTTCATTGGACGATGATTCGCCTTGCCCTCATGTCCATCGCCAACCAGGCTATCATTCCCCTCCAAGACGTGCTTGGCTACGGCAGCGACTGCCGCATGAACACCCCCGGACAGGCGGGGGGCAACTGGGGCTGGCGCTACCGAGACGGGGTCATCACCCACGAGGTGCGAGAATGCCTGCGGGCCTTAACCGAATTGTCTAACCGCGCCTCTGGCTGGACGGGTGAGTCTGCATCCTAG
- a CDS encoding bifunctional acetate--CoA ligase family protein/GNAT family N-acetyltransferase, whose translation MVDTIQTAADRAYDILRVDRQPLGAVFNPETVAVIGATDREGSVGRTLLWNLISSPFGGIVYPVNPRRRSVLGIRAYPSIQDIPDKIDLAIIATPAPTVPDLVKACAEAGVKGVVVLASGFREIGPAGLALEEQIQAHLKGQKMRLIGPNCLGLMNPLTGLNATFASTFARRGHVGFISQSGALCTAVLDWSLQENVGFSAFVSIGSMLDVDWGDLINYLGDDPNTRSIVIYMESIGNARSFLSAAREVALTKPIIVIKAGRTTQAAQAAASHTGTLTGSDAVLDAAFRRCGVLRVEQISDLFDLAEVLAKQPQRPQGPRLTIITNAGGPGVLATDALIGTGGQLATLSDDTLAALNQALPGHWSHGNPVDILGDADPDRYTQAIQAAMDDPNSDGLLVVLTPQAMTAPTQTAERLITLAKTATKPLIASWMGGSEVTEGESLLNRASIATYRYPDTAARQFNAMWQYSYNLRGIYETPALLPESEFGEGRDLAQVETIIQTARAENRTLLTELEAKQILQVYGIPVVDTRPAFSAEEAVAAAEAVGYPVVVKLLSRTLTHKTDVGGVRLNLQTAEEVATAYTEMASAIRHRFGDAAFKGVTVQPMLNLSKGYELILGSSVDDQFGPVILFGTGGQLVEVYRDSAVALPPLNTTLARRLMEQTRIYEALQGVRGRQAANLTELEMILVRVSQLAIEQPQIKELDINPLLVFEGDTRYPLVALDARAVLTEPGETPPGPAIRPYPSQYVTTSTLRDGSPVTLRPIRPEDEPLLVQFHHTLSEESIYFRYFHLMTLNHRIAHERLTRICFIDYDREMALVVDHKDPETGDHKILAVGRLSKSHGTNQAEFAMLVSDAYQRQGVGTDLLRQLLQIAKDEGLQSVTAEILRENRPMQRVCEKLGFTLKRKPDFVEAEIQLSL comes from the coding sequence ATGGTCGATACAATCCAGACAGCAGCGGATCGGGCCTACGATATTTTGCGGGTGGATCGTCAGCCCTTGGGGGCCGTGTTTAACCCGGAAACCGTGGCGGTCATTGGGGCCACAGATCGCGAGGGCAGCGTGGGCCGTACCCTGCTGTGGAACCTGATCAGCAGTCCCTTTGGCGGCATTGTCTATCCGGTAAACCCGCGTCGGCGCAGTGTGTTGGGCATTCGTGCCTACCCCAGCATCCAGGATATTCCTGACAAAATTGATTTGGCCATTATTGCCACCCCCGCCCCCACCGTGCCGGACTTGGTCAAAGCTTGCGCTGAGGCCGGAGTGAAAGGTGTGGTCGTCCTGGCCTCTGGTTTTCGGGAAATCGGCCCCGCCGGACTGGCCCTAGAGGAGCAAATTCAGGCCCATCTAAAAGGGCAAAAAATGCGGCTGATTGGCCCCAACTGCCTGGGGTTGATGAACCCGCTGACCGGGCTAAACGCCACCTTTGCCAGCACCTTTGCCCGTCGGGGCCATGTGGGGTTTATCAGCCAATCCGGGGCGCTCTGTACCGCCGTGCTGGACTGGAGCTTGCAGGAAAACGTGGGCTTTAGCGCCTTTGTGTCCATCGGCTCCATGCTGGATGTAGACTGGGGCGATTTGATCAACTACCTCGGCGACGACCCCAACACCCGCAGCATCGTCATTTATATGGAGTCCATCGGCAATGCGCGGTCGTTTTTGTCGGCGGCGCGGGAGGTGGCCCTGACCAAGCCGATCATTGTGATCAAAGCAGGCCGGACGACCCAGGCGGCCCAGGCGGCGGCGTCCCACACGGGTACATTGACGGGCAGCGATGCGGTTCTGGATGCGGCGTTTCGGCGGTGCGGGGTGCTGCGGGTAGAGCAAATCTCTGACCTGTTTGACCTGGCGGAAGTTCTGGCCAAGCAGCCCCAACGTCCCCAGGGGCCAAGGCTGACGATCATCACCAACGCGGGCGGGCCGGGGGTATTGGCCACGGATGCCCTGATTGGCACTGGGGGACAGTTAGCGACTCTCTCGGACGACACCCTGGCGGCGCTGAACCAAGCCCTTCCTGGACACTGGAGCCACGGCAACCCGGTGGACATTTTGGGCGACGCCGACCCCGACCGCTACACCCAGGCCATCCAAGCCGCCATGGACGACCCCAACAGCGACGGCCTGCTGGTGGTGCTGACCCCCCAGGCCATGACTGCCCCCACCCAAACGGCGGAACGATTGATTACCCTGGCCAAAACCGCCACCAAGCCCCTGATTGCCAGTTGGATGGGCGGATCGGAAGTCACCGAGGGAGAGTCCCTGCTGAATCGGGCCAGCATTGCCACCTACCGCTACCCCGACACCGCCGCCCGCCAGTTCAACGCCATGTGGCAGTACAGCTACAACCTGCGCGGCATCTACGAAACCCCGGCCCTGCTGCCGGAATCCGAGTTTGGCGAGGGCCGCGATCTGGCCCAGGTGGAGACCATCATTCAAACCGCCCGTGCCGAAAACCGCACCCTGCTGACGGAACTGGAGGCCAAGCAAATCCTCCAGGTCTACGGCATTCCCGTGGTAGATACCCGCCCCGCCTTTTCCGCCGAGGAGGCCGTTGCCGCCGCCGAAGCCGTGGGCTATCCCGTGGTCGTGAAGCTCCTCTCCCGTACCCTCACCCATAAAACCGACGTGGGGGGCGTGCGCCTGAATCTGCAAACCGCCGAAGAAGTCGCCACTGCCTACACCGAAATGGCCTCCGCCATCCGCCATCGCTTTGGGGATGCGGCCTTCAAGGGCGTTACCGTCCAGCCCATGCTCAACCTCAGCAAGGGCTACGAGCTAATCCTGGGCAGCAGCGTCGATGACCAATTCGGCCCGGTGATTCTCTTTGGCACTGGGGGCCAACTGGTAGAAGTCTATCGAGACAGCGCCGTAGCCCTGCCGCCCTTGAACACCACCCTGGCCCGTCGGCTGATGGAGCAGACCCGCATCTACGAAGCCCTCCAGGGGGTGCGCGGTCGCCAAGCCGCCAACCTCACCGAGCTAGAGATGATCCTGGTGCGGGTCAGCCAGTTGGCCATCGAACAACCGCAAATCAAAGAACTCGACATCAACCCGCTGCTCGTCTTCGAGGGCGATACCCGCTATCCCCTGGTGGCCCTCGATGCCCGTGCGGTGCTGACCGAACCGGGGGAAACCCCGCCGGGGCCAGCCATTCGCCCCTACCCCAGCCAGTACGTCACCACCTCCACCCTGCGGGACGGCTCCCCCGTTACCCTGCGCCCCATCCGCCCCGAAGACGAGCCGCTGCTGGTGCAGTTCCACCACACCCTCTCCGAGGAAAGCATCTACTTCCGCTACTTCCATTTGATGACACTGAACCACCGCATCGCCCACGAACGGCTCACCCGCATTTGCTTCATCGACTACGACCGGGAAATGGCCCTGGTGGTGGATCACAAAGACCCCGAAACAGGCGACCACAAAATCCTGGCCGTAGGGCGGCTGAGCAAAAGCCACGGCACCAACCAAGCCGAATTCGCCATGCTGGTCAGTGATGCCTACCAACGCCAGGGCGTTGGCACCGACCTGCTGCGTCAGTTGCTCCAAATTGCCAAGGACGAAGGCTTGCAGAGCGTCACCGCCGAAATTTTGCGGGAAAATCGCCCCATGCAACGGGTCTGCGAAAAGCTGGGCTTCACCCTCAAGCGCAAACCCGACTTTGTAGAGGCGGAAATTCAGCTATCGCTGTAG
- a CDS encoding RidA family protein codes for MERTIINTPNAPAPVGPYNQAVAVTGQLLFVSGQIALDPATGELVGTGDVVAQTEQVIANIQAILTAAGASFDNVVKTGVFLKDMNDFATVNEVYAKYFGGENAPARACVEVARLPKDVAVEIECIAAL; via the coding sequence ATGGAACGCACCATCATTAACACCCCCAACGCCCCCGCCCCCGTTGGCCCCTACAACCAAGCCGTCGCGGTGACAGGACAACTGCTGTTTGTGTCGGGCCAAATTGCCCTAGATCCGGCAACCGGGGAACTGGTGGGCACTGGGGACGTGGTGGCCCAAACCGAGCAGGTGATCGCCAATATTCAGGCCATTCTCACCGCCGCTGGGGCCAGCTTTGACAACGTGGTAAAAACGGGCGTCTTCCTTAAGGACATGAACGACTTCGCCACCGTCAACGAAGTCTACGCCAAATACTTCGGAGGGGAAAATGCCCCTGCCCGCGCCTGCGTGGAGGTGGCCCGCCTCCCCAAGGATGTGGCTGTTGAGATTGAATGTATTGCAGCTTTGTAG
- a CDS encoding DMT family transporter produces MNKIIIALSYAFCWGVGVTLTKIALSEITATTLLTIQLLSSVLFLATVCYLKERQFPFSWQRLKQGFAGIFEPALAYMFGIFGVKMTTVSNATLIASTEVILTIIFAAAFLGEKLTRAKFLLAGISFVGVSLLMLKDAQGASHSSLIGDSLVLLGTLFAVIYVLFSKRQIETANPLQLTISQQTVGLITTVLCFSVLSILSPSYEVNAANISPQFWLLAVGSGIMQYALAFLLYLVALQNLPVSHAAFYLSLIPVFGVASAVVIIGEQPNLAQWVGGGLVVVSSYYANRLKPTQA; encoded by the coding sequence ATGAACAAAATCATTATTGCACTGAGTTATGCATTTTGCTGGGGAGTAGGGGTAACGCTAACTAAAATCGCCCTTTCAGAGATTACGGCAACGACACTGCTAACAATTCAACTCCTCTCTAGCGTTCTATTTCTTGCTACAGTTTGTTACCTGAAGGAACGCCAATTTCCTTTTTCCTGGCAACGACTCAAACAAGGATTTGCCGGGATATTTGAACCTGCTTTAGCTTATATGTTCGGGATCTTCGGTGTAAAGATGACGACGGTCAGCAATGCTACCTTGATTGCTTCCACTGAAGTGATTTTGACCATTATATTTGCCGCCGCTTTCTTAGGTGAGAAGCTGACACGAGCGAAATTCCTGCTAGCTGGAATTAGTTTTGTGGGAGTGTCTCTGTTGATGTTAAAAGATGCTCAAGGCGCGAGTCATTCTTCTCTTATTGGCGATTCACTCGTTCTTCTCGGCACTCTGTTCGCGGTAATCTACGTTCTTTTTAGCAAGAGGCAGATCGAAACAGCGAACCCTCTACAACTAACCATATCACAGCAAACCGTTGGGTTAATTACAACTGTACTGTGCTTTAGCGTGTTGTCGATCCTTAGTCCGAGCTACGAAGTGAATGCAGCAAACATTTCGCCGCAGTTTTGGTTGTTGGCAGTAGGCTCAGGAATTATGCAGTATGCGTTGGCATTCTTGCTCTATCTCGTTGCATTGCAAAATCTTCCTGTGAGTCATGCTGCGTTTTATCTTTCTCTGATTCCTGTTTTTGGTGTGGCTAGCGCAGTCGTAATTATTGGGGAGCAGCCTAACCTAGCTCAATGGGTTGGGGGGGGGCTAGTCGTTGTATCCTCCTACTACGCCAACAGGTTAAAACCCACTCAGGCATAG